The Moorena producens PAL-8-15-08-1 genomic interval ATCTTCCTGATGGCAATTTCCTTATGCCCACTGCCCTAATAAATTGTAAGATAATAGTTTTGGGAAATCTTTAGTCAAGATAGTACACAAGATAGTACAGAGGAAGTTATATGTCTCGATATAGAGGCCCGCGTCTGCGGGTCGTTCGCCGTCTGGGTGATTTGCCCGGTTTAAGTCGTAAAACACCCCGCCGTGCCTATCCCCCAGGTCAACATGGTCAAAACCGTCGGAAACGCTCAGAATATGCGATCCGTCTCGAAGAAAAGCAGAAACTGCGCTATAACTACGGAGTGACTGAAAAGCAGTTAATTCGCTATGTCCGTAAAGCTCGTCGAGCCACCGGTTCCACTGGACAAGCTTTGCTGCAACTGCTAGAGATGCGACTGGATAACACAGTCTTCCGCATGGGTATGGGAGGTACCATCCCAGCGGCTCGTCAGCTCGTGAATCACGGTCATGTTACTGTAAATGGTCAAGTAGTTAATATTGCTAGCTATCAGTGTCGCCCTGGCGATGTGATTGCGGTTAGAAACCGTGATCAATCCCGCCGTCTAGTAGAACGCAACTTGGAATTTCCTGGCTTAGCAAACCTTCCTAGTCATTTAGAGTTTGATAAGAACACCTTCACCGGCAAGGTGAATGGGATTATTGATCGGGAATGGGTGGCATTACAAATTAACGAGCTACTGGTGGTTGAGTACTACTCCAGGAAAGTCTAACCCGAGTTGAAAGTTAACAGGTTGAAGGTTAACAGGTTGAACGCGCACGCGTGGCCTTTTGGCCAAGGTTGACAACGGTTGAAGGTTGACAACGGTTGAAAGTTAATAGGTTGAACGCGCACGCGTGGCCTTTTGGCCAAGGTTCTAACCTGGAACCTACTAAGCTCGAACCGGCTAACCTGGAACCAAGACCAAGAACACCTGTAACCTATAACCTGCAACCTTCAACCTGAATAACCTGCAACCTTCAACCTGAATAACCTGCAACCTTCAACCTGAATAACCTTCAACCTTCAACCTGAATAACCTTCAACCTTCAACCTGAATAACCTTCAACCTGATTAACCTTGGCCTTTGGCCACGCGTGCGCGTTCAACCTGACTAACCTGCTAACCTGCTAACCTGCTAACCTGTAACCTAAAAAACTATCCGCCAATTTGTGACATCGTCCTTGTATATGAACTATCAGTACCAGAGTCTCTCTCCTTGAAGTTGATTTCTGGTTTAATCATCAGCAACTGCCTGACCTGCTCTCTTAAGTCAGCGGTATCAACGCCCCTGCGTAGAGCAGTTTTTAAGTCAACTTGACCTTGTTCATTAAGTAGGCAGGGACGCAGCCAACCATCAGCAGATAGACGCATCCGATTGCAGCGATCGCAAAAACATTCTGACATCTGACTAATAAATCCCAGGGTGCCCTTGGCACCAGGAATCTGGAACACATCAGCTGGGCCATTACCCCGGACACTTGATTCTATCAAACCCCAGCGTAAGTGAATCCGTTGCCGTAATTCTTCCGAAGGTACCCACGCCCGCTCACCAAATAGCTGGGAGTTCCCGATGGGCATAAACTCGATAAATCGAACGTGCCAGGAGCGGTCAATGGTTAGAGCAGCTAAATCCAGCACTTCCTGGTCATTAACTCCTGGAATTACCACCACATTCAGCTTTAACGGGTCAAATCCAACCTGATGGGCAGCTTTTATCCCTTCCCAAGTCTGTTCCCAGCGCGAACGTCCCCGATTGCCAATAATTTTGTCAAATGTCTCTCGATTGAGGGAGTCCAGACTAATATTAATCCGCCGTAAACCCCCCTGGTAGAGTTCCTTTGCCATACCAGCCAGTAAAAAGGCATTGGTAGTCATCGCTAAATCTTGTGTTTCTGGTAAAGATGCGATCGCTTTAACTAACTCCACTACACCTGGACGCAATAGGGGTTCACCTCCCGTGAGGCGAAACTTTCTAAATCCTACCGGGATAAACACCTCCTTAAGCAGAGTCAGCAGTTCTTGATCAGTGAGTAATTCTTGCCGTAGGATATAGTCAAGCTCTGCTCCTTGAGGCATACAGTACTGACAACGGAAGTTGCAGCGGTCAATCAAGCTAATCCGGAGATAGTCTACAGTATTCATAATTGCTGGGATGATGGGGTTTCAAACAGTTTTGGTAATAGGTTATATCTATTCCGGAATCTGTCCCTCAGCCCTTGTAGCTAATGCTATGCAGCATCTCTTTCCAAGAATCCAGTGATACTGCAACGGTTAGGGTGCATTCCTTTTCTTGCAAAGCCTATTCTGTGTCCCTCAATGGAGTGTCACAATTGCTTACTCATGGTGTCCTCCCCTACCTAAAATCGAGAAGAAACTACCAGTATCCTAGATTTAGGGGAAATGACCGACAAACCAGATTTTCTTCTATACGCACAACACGGATGGGCGGATAACTCTAAAGCGATGGCAAGCCTTGCCCAATCCTTAGCCACATCCCGCACTGCCATCATTACTCCTGATCTCGGTTGGTTCAAAACCTGGCTCTGGATAGAACCCCTAATCAACCAACTTGAAAACATCGTCTTAGATACCATTGTCACATATCCCCAAACACCAATCCGAATTATTGGTCATTCCATGGGTGGCTTAATTTGGCTAGAACTCCTCAGCCGTCACCAAGACTGGTGGTCACAAGTAGAATCCTTAGTGTTGATTGGTTCTCCTATTGGTGGTGCAGATCTAGCTAGAATTATTGACCCCTTTGGGATTGGTATTGGTATCGCAAAGGATTTAGGTATCAACCGCCGACAACTAGCAGAGTCCATTGGCGCAGTGATTCCCACATTAGTAATAGCTGGTGATAGTGATCACGGTAGCGACGGTACGATTACAATACAGACAACCAAGTTTTCTCCTAGTCAATTCGTTTGTTTACCTAATCTGCGTCATGCTGCTCTCAAAAATCATCCGTTAGTCGCAGCAGAAATCCAGAAATTTTGGGCGAATCCAGTTATCACACAATCTCCTCCACCAGGAGACTTTATTACTAGCTTAATTCAACAATTACACTCAGTCCCAGGTATGACTGATGGTCATGGTCGAAATTTTCACCGAGCCAAGACCTATATAACATTTAAAAATGGCATTTCCATTCGGACTTGGCAGAATCCTTTACTAATACACCATGTATTTGTAGCTAGCCCTGAAGGAGACTGTCTCTACAGTGGTTTTGTAGGTTGGATACATACTCAAGCCTTATATCAAACCCTTGGAAATATTATAGCAAAGGGAACAGGGAGCAGGGAGTAGGCAGTAGGCAGTAGGCAGTAGGCAGTAGGCAGTAGGCAGTAGGGAATAGGGCATCAAAAATTATCACAATTCCTACACGGATTAGTATTGTTAGTTTAAACTTGTCACTCAAAAAAATCATTAAAAAATTTATAATAAATCAAGATTTACCTGGAATAATACCTTGGCGATAGTGATAGTGAATATAAGCATAAACAAATTCATATCACACTGGATAGTATAGGCATAAACAAACCTCAACAGACAGCAAATAAACTATATTTTGTCTATTAGTTGTCAAAATAAACTAGCGTTAATGTAGATTTTGTTTACATTACATAATAAGTAGGTTAAACACTATATAATACAAATACAGTTAATCACTTATCAACTAGTTTGGGGATTTTTGGTTTACGGTAATCGGTAACTACAAATTACCAATTACCAATTACCAATTAGACAATGAAGAACTAAGCGATCGCAAATTTCACCTGGTTACATGACCACCTCCCTACCTCAATCTGGATATACCTTACCGGTATTCGCCTGTGCCTCAGCAATAGCCGCCCTCCATCAGTTACGCAACGGCCAACCCGTGGAAACGGTGTCAGTGGACTTAATTAACCCTCCTGAAACCGCAGACATTCCCATTGAGCAAGTGGCTAGGATTCGAGAAGGGGTAGCGCTAGCTATCACTCACTCTAACCCTGGTGATAACCTTGACCTTACCCGTAATACCCCGATTTGGGCAGTTGTAGAATGGGGTTCCTCGG includes:
- the rpsD gene encoding 30S ribosomal protein S4; translation: MSRYRGPRLRVVRRLGDLPGLSRKTPRRAYPPGQHGQNRRKRSEYAIRLEEKQKLRYNYGVTEKQLIRYVRKARRATGSTGQALLQLLEMRLDNTVFRMGMGGTIPAARQLVNHGHVTVNGQVVNIASYQCRPGDVIAVRNRDQSRRLVERNLEFPGLANLPSHLEFDKNTFTGKVNGIIDREWVALQINELLVVEYYSRKV
- the moaA gene encoding GTP 3',8-cyclase MoaA — its product is MNTVDYLRISLIDRCNFRCQYCMPQGAELDYILRQELLTDQELLTLLKEVFIPVGFRKFRLTGGEPLLRPGVVELVKAIASLPETQDLAMTTNAFLLAGMAKELYQGGLRRINISLDSLNRETFDKIIGNRGRSRWEQTWEGIKAAHQVGFDPLKLNVVVIPGVNDQEVLDLAALTIDRSWHVRFIEFMPIGNSQLFGERAWVPSEELRQRIHLRWGLIESSVRGNGPADVFQIPGAKGTLGFISQMSECFCDRCNRMRLSADGWLRPCLLNEQGQVDLKTALRRGVDTADLREQVRQLLMIKPEINFKERDSGTDSSYTRTMSQIGG
- a CDS encoding alpha/beta hydrolase; protein product: MTDKPDFLLYAQHGWADNSKAMASLAQSLATSRTAIITPDLGWFKTWLWIEPLINQLENIVLDTIVTYPQTPIRIIGHSMGGLIWLELLSRHQDWWSQVESLVLIGSPIGGADLARIIDPFGIGIGIAKDLGINRRQLAESIGAVIPTLVIAGDSDHGSDGTITIQTTKFSPSQFVCLPNLRHAALKNHPLVAAEIQKFWANPVITQSPPPGDFITSLIQQLHSVPGMTDGHGRNFHRAKTYITFKNGISIRTWQNPLLIHHVFVASPEGDCLYSGFVGWIHTQALYQTLGNIIAKGTGSRE